One genomic region from Desulfomonilaceae bacterium encodes:
- a CDS encoding MauE/DoxX family redox-associated membrane protein: MKWITLIARLVIGSLFLYASVYKILDPSAFSASIRNYGLMPAMYSNLTALTLPWLELVAGSLLILGIQTRAAALLTSLMMLVFLGVTVYAYSIGLDIDCGCFSSSAQSAGRIGITYILRDSGLVVLSLWTLICDRGDFSLASAQKS, encoded by the coding sequence ATGAAGTGGATAACATTAATCGCCAGACTCGTAATCGGATCCTTATTTCTTTACGCAAGCGTCTACAAGATATTGGACCCTTCCGCATTCTCGGCTTCAATCAGAAATTATGGATTGATGCCAGCCATGTACAGCAATTTAACGGCTTTGACCCTTCCTTGGTTAGAGTTAGTGGCCGGAAGCTTGTTGATACTTGGGATCCAAACGAGGGCGGCGGCTCTATTGACATCTTTGATGATGCTCGTTTTTCTCGGAGTCACGGTTTACGCCTATTCAATCGGCCTAGATATAGATTGTGGCTGTTTTTCTTCCTCTGCGCAATCAGCAGGAAGGATTGGGATTACTTACATCCTGAGAGACTCCGGCTTGGTTGTTTTGTCGCTGTGGACGCTGATTTGTGATCGCGGCGACTTCAGCCTGGCGTCCGCGCAAAAAAGTTGA
- a CDS encoding rhodanese-like domain-containing protein — translation MNIIVSLFMRAAIIASICFCIGIASNFVPARQIPWLYVPPKEVTISNHKIPLIDSEQAQAWLEDKQTVFVDTREEKDYMAGHVPGAISLTPENKEERFPGLEPLMPQTSRIVLYCYGPDCDNAERVASFLLDFGYTDLMIMSDGYPGWEQKGFPVEQSHKRK, via the coding sequence ATGAACATTATTGTTTCCCTGTTTATGAGAGCGGCTATCATCGCCTCAATCTGTTTTTGTATAGGTATCGCTTCAAATTTCGTTCCGGCAAGGCAGATCCCTTGGCTTTATGTCCCACCAAAAGAAGTTACAATCTCCAACCACAAGATTCCTCTTATCGATTCTGAACAGGCTCAAGCATGGCTGGAAGATAAGCAAACAGTTTTTGTAGATACCCGAGAAGAAAAGGACTACATGGCAGGCCATGTTCCAGGGGCGATATCATTGACGCCTGAAAACAAAGAGGAAAGATTTCCGGGACTAGAGCCCTTGATGCCTCAGACAAGCAGAATAGTCCTGTATTGTTATGGTCCGGATTGTGACAATGCTGAACGAGTGGCTTCATTCCTACTGGACTTCGGATATACGGATCTAATGATAATGAGCGACGGATATCCCGGTTGGGAGCAAAAAGGATTTCCAGTTGAACAATCGCACAAACGCAAATGA
- a CDS encoding AMIN domain-containing protein has protein sequence MKRPDIATVRSRGSFEELKGMFRIHATSLINAILVFCFVPFLLSSASAQELETPLITSVQIAPDQKQLIIKADKALGAHSAFAFENPYRLVIDFESTGLGKVPAKIKVDKPPINEIRLGKNGHRARLVVDFGEYPVPPFMVERKGNLAVVALGAVPTDPRMLQRSPHSESSPKPRSVGLQARPRNAAPKNDQTRVPAPLPIDQPASTPAMSGKKIEQSSFVVKQSLVTNNLLLVELQNRKSASESYRVVVDLNLNDMTIRNASISNSSGVVKKFDLLESGSKISKGDEDSKENADTPTIVGPRKEPTSSQEKTNDRKKYSWGAEDTPSEKVTLPKQETPPANPFRLQKFELKNKKSGSAKLDD, from the coding sequence ATGAAAAGACCGGACATTGCAACTGTAAGATCTCGCGGTAGCTTTGAGGAACTTAAGGGCATGTTCCGTATTCATGCCACTTCCTTAATAAACGCTATTCTTGTTTTTTGTTTCGTTCCTTTTTTACTGAGTTCAGCCAGCGCGCAAGAACTGGAAACTCCTCTTATCACCAGTGTTCAAATTGCTCCAGATCAGAAACAGTTAATAATCAAGGCTGACAAAGCTTTGGGCGCTCATTCCGCCTTCGCGTTCGAAAACCCCTACAGACTTGTCATAGACTTTGAAAGCACAGGCTTGGGTAAAGTTCCAGCCAAAATTAAGGTGGACAAACCTCCTATTAATGAAATCCGATTGGGAAAGAACGGTCACAGAGCCAGACTTGTTGTGGATTTCGGAGAGTATCCGGTTCCACCCTTCATGGTTGAACGTAAAGGCAATCTAGCTGTGGTAGCTCTTGGAGCCGTACCTACGGACCCGAGGATGTTGCAAAGATCTCCTCACTCTGAGTCCAGTCCGAAACCTCGCTCTGTAGGCTTACAGGCACGTCCGCGAAATGCTGCGCCCAAAAATGATCAGACTCGCGTACCTGCTCCTTTGCCAATTGATCAACCGGCTTCAACTCCTGCGATGTCGGGGAAGAAAATCGAACAGTCCAGTTTCGTAGTCAAACAATCATTAGTGACCAATAACCTTTTGTTGGTAGAACTTCAAAACAGAAAATCAGCCTCAGAGAGTTATAGGGTAGTCGTTGATCTAAACCTCAACGATATGACGATCCGTAATGCGTCCATCAGCAATTCCAGCGGAGTAGTGAAGAAGTTCGATCTTTTGGAATCAGGTTCAAAGATTTCAAAAGGGGACGAGGATTCGAAAGAAAACGCGGACACCCCTACAATTGTTGGTCCTAGGAAAGAGCCCACTTCATCACAAGAAAAGACAAACGATAGAAAGAAATATTCCTGGGGCGCCGAAGATACTCCCTCGGAAAAAGTCACTCTGCCAAAACAAGAAACTCCACCTGCTAATCCATTCAGACTCCAGAAATTCGAGCTGAAAAACAAAAAATCCGGATCAGCCAAATTGGACGATTAA
- a CDS encoding iron-containing alcohol dehydrogenase produces MSSSRLKFEPFFSWVNRGRILFTPGARNELAFELTQLGASRPLVITDKGVVNAGVTDMVLCELLKSGMKVAGLFDSVLQDARIENINEAGQFYREVMADSLIAIGGGSVLDTAKAVNILVGKKLEDFKPLADQAALWENAELLPPHVAIPTTAGTGCEVTNAVVVLDSESQAKLSVSHPYCNADLALLDPELTVKLPPKITASTGMDALTHAIEGITSTASQPISDALGLHVLRLIAEALPIAVSEPDNIEARGDMLIAATMAGMCFCNAMTGATHALAHSLGALYSVPHGLANAIMLPVVMEYNLEEAIEKYSMIAQVLGVTAGRSFSKVKAEAAVIAVRKLKEKIGLHETLKDFQVPNTPDELSALVELAAGDSQISYNPRTPDESDILNMYLKAI; encoded by the coding sequence ATGTCTAGTAGCCGATTGAAATTTGAACCGTTTTTTTCATGGGTAAATAGAGGCAGAATACTTTTCACCCCCGGCGCTAGAAATGAGTTGGCTTTTGAGCTTACTCAACTAGGGGCGTCAAGGCCGCTGGTTATCACGGACAAAGGTGTTGTGAACGCCGGTGTAACCGATATGGTGTTATGTGAACTACTAAAATCAGGCATGAAGGTTGCGGGCTTATTCGACAGTGTCCTTCAGGATGCGAGGATAGAAAACATCAATGAAGCGGGCCAATTTTACAGGGAAGTCATGGCGGATTCCTTGATAGCCATTGGAGGTGGCAGCGTTTTAGATACTGCAAAGGCCGTGAATATTTTAGTAGGAAAAAAGTTGGAGGATTTCAAGCCCCTGGCGGACCAAGCCGCTCTTTGGGAGAACGCGGAGCTTTTACCGCCTCATGTGGCCATACCTACTACTGCAGGCACAGGATGTGAAGTGACGAACGCTGTAGTTGTTCTGGATTCAGAATCTCAAGCCAAACTTTCGGTATCCCATCCGTACTGTAATGCTGATTTAGCTTTGCTGGATCCTGAACTGACGGTCAAGTTACCACCCAAGATCACTGCGTCTACAGGCATGGACGCCCTCACCCACGCCATTGAGGGAATAACATCGACAGCTTCCCAGCCAATTTCCGACGCATTGGGATTACACGTCCTCAGACTAATAGCTGAGGCCCTCCCAATAGCAGTCTCAGAACCTGACAACATTGAAGCCCGAGGAGATATGCTCATTGCAGCGACGATGGCCGGAATGTGCTTTTGCAATGCGATGACCGGAGCGACGCACGCCCTGGCCCACTCTTTGGGGGCTCTCTACTCGGTTCCTCATGGACTCGCTAATGCGATTATGCTTCCAGTTGTGATGGAGTATAACCTTGAAGAGGCCATAGAGAAATACTCGATGATAGCTCAGGTCCTTGGAGTTACTGCGGGCAGAAGTTTTTCAAAAGTTAAGGCAGAAGCCGCTGTAATCGCTGTCAGGAAACTTAAGGAGAAAATTGGGCTTCATGAGACCCTTAAAGACTTTCAGGTTCCGAATACGCCAGATGAACTTTCTGCCCTCGTGGAGCTTGCAGCCGGCGACAGTCAGATCAGTTACAACCCAAGAACACCCGATGAATCCGACATACTCAATATGTATCTTAAGGCTATTTAA
- a CDS encoding SCP2 sterol-binding domain-containing protein, whose amino-acid sequence MEFWKDETEPIKAFLALFERAKTDPELSEGLKKVNQLIWFDYTENGPECSFHVDCRAGNIKVSAGKPADQPDLTMSLSADDAHRSWSNKLNPVMAITRKKIRVKGSATGLLKLVPKLKKVAALYVETLKDLGWESKIIS is encoded by the coding sequence ATGGAATTTTGGAAAGATGAAACAGAGCCCATAAAGGCTTTTCTTGCACTTTTTGAACGCGCAAAAACGGATCCCGAGTTATCCGAAGGACTCAAGAAAGTCAACCAGCTAATCTGGTTTGATTACACTGAAAACGGACCGGAGTGCTCTTTTCACGTGGACTGTAGAGCCGGAAATATCAAGGTGTCCGCCGGAAAACCGGCTGATCAACCAGATTTGACGATGAGTCTCTCCGCTGATGACGCTCATAGGTCGTGGTCTAATAAGCTTAATCCGGTGATGGCGATTACGAGAAAAAAGATCAGGGTTAAGGGATCAGCTACCGGCCTGTTGAAATTGGTCCCAAAACTTAAGAAAGTTGCGGCGCTTTACGTCGAAACCCTTAAAGATTTGGGCTGGGAGAGCAAAATAATCTCCTAA
- a CDS encoding aldehyde ferredoxin oxidoreductase family protein: MKGNTGHFLRVDLSEGSMVTLDPPFDYYRKFIGGAGLAAKLFSEYGNLEIDPLAPDSLLIFALGPFAGLRLSGASRFSAAARSPLTGHWADSSCGGNLAPELRYAGFDGILISGMAPTPSLLVITDSQTTIEPCPELWGLGVEETTALLKKRFGKSYKTLSIGPAGENLVKFACIMNDGHNAFGRAGLGAVMGSKRLKAIVVKSSEKNFLVEDPGACRTLVNELNNKVKESVTASVLRENGTAANLEGGVHLGDVPIRNFTSNFWEEMAEALAGSTLSEKYLKRRSNCAFCNVACKRIVEIDDGPFAIPKGPGPEYETIVAFGSLLGSMDLAATCKAGRICNDMGMDTISCGATIAWAIEAFCNGAIGSDDCNGLNLSWGDMNTVINDVLPSIASKEGALGALLSEGSVAAANRTGAQTMEYAVHAKGLEAPMHDPRGGGHGLALTYAVGHRGACHVSSPMLFMEMGACYYPEIGFDYELDPLSSENKPESAVIGFTIGSLENSSCMCQFADREITIPEWVDLFNVVAGLNWTVEDMMRTGRRIFYLQRLLNAKYGISAFDDQISSRLLTPAIDGAPEGIEIEFEKMKTRFYELMDLDPVTGLPSEKTLRDYDLEAEYKMILGS; encoded by the coding sequence ATGAAAGGAAATACAGGGCATTTTCTGAGAGTTGACCTTTCTGAGGGCTCAATGGTCACTCTGGATCCTCCTTTTGATTATTACCGAAAGTTCATCGGAGGCGCAGGTTTAGCTGCAAAGTTGTTCTCTGAATATGGAAATCTTGAGATTGATCCGCTTGCCCCGGATTCTTTACTTATTTTTGCTCTCGGCCCTTTTGCCGGTCTGAGGCTTTCGGGCGCGAGTCGTTTTTCTGCAGCGGCTCGATCACCGTTGACTGGCCATTGGGCTGATTCGTCTTGTGGAGGCAATTTAGCGCCTGAATTAAGATATGCAGGATTTGACGGAATCTTGATTTCAGGAATGGCCCCTACCCCTTCCCTGCTTGTTATAACGGACAGTCAAACCACGATTGAACCATGCCCCGAACTTTGGGGACTAGGCGTTGAAGAGACCACAGCTCTACTGAAGAAGCGATTCGGGAAGTCTTACAAGACGTTATCGATAGGTCCAGCAGGAGAAAACTTGGTCAAGTTCGCTTGCATCATGAACGATGGGCATAACGCCTTTGGCAGGGCAGGCTTGGGAGCAGTTATGGGCTCAAAGAGATTGAAGGCCATAGTTGTAAAGTCCTCAGAAAAGAATTTCCTGGTCGAAGACCCTGGCGCATGCCGAACCCTCGTGAACGAATTGAACAATAAAGTTAAGGAATCGGTTACAGCAAGTGTTCTGAGAGAAAATGGCACCGCAGCGAACCTTGAAGGTGGAGTTCATTTAGGCGATGTCCCAATAAGAAATTTTACTTCCAATTTTTGGGAAGAGATGGCTGAAGCGCTTGCTGGATCAACCCTGTCGGAAAAATACCTGAAAAGACGTTCCAACTGCGCTTTTTGCAATGTGGCGTGCAAGAGAATAGTCGAAATTGACGATGGGCCGTTTGCCATACCCAAGGGACCAGGGCCTGAATACGAAACCATTGTCGCCTTTGGTTCCCTGCTGGGATCGATGGATCTAGCGGCTACGTGCAAGGCGGGACGCATATGTAATGACATGGGGATGGATACCATATCTTGTGGGGCTACCATCGCATGGGCTATCGAGGCGTTTTGCAATGGCGCTATTGGATCCGATGATTGCAATGGTTTGAATCTCAGTTGGGGAGACATGAATACCGTCATCAATGATGTGTTACCTTCAATAGCTTCAAAAGAAGGCGCATTGGGGGCATTGCTTTCGGAAGGATCTGTAGCCGCAGCCAATAGAACTGGCGCTCAAACAATGGAATACGCCGTTCATGCCAAGGGACTGGAAGCGCCGATGCACGATCCTCGTGGAGGCGGACATGGCCTTGCCTTGACGTACGCCGTGGGACACAGGGGAGCATGTCACGTTTCATCTCCTATGCTGTTCATGGAAATGGGAGCGTGCTATTACCCTGAAATCGGTTTTGATTATGAACTGGATCCTCTTTCATCTGAAAACAAACCTGAATCCGCTGTCATAGGTTTTACCATAGGGTCTTTGGAGAATAGTTCATGCATGTGCCAGTTTGCCGATCGGGAAATTACAATCCCGGAGTGGGTTGATTTATTTAATGTCGTAGCGGGCCTGAATTGGACGGTTGAGGACATGATGCGTACCGGCAGGCGGATTTTCTATCTTCAGAGACTGCTGAACGCGAAATATGGAATTTCCGCGTTTGATGACCAGATTTCTTCACGTCTCTTGACTCCCGCAATCGATGGGGCTCCAGAGGGCATAGAAATTGAATTCGAAAAGATGAAAACCAGATTTTATGAACTCATGGATTTGGATCCAGTTACAGGTTTACCATCAGAAAAAACTTTGAGGGATTATGATCTGGAAGCTGAATACAAAATGATTTTGGGGAGTTGA
- the asnB gene encoding asparagine synthase (glutamine-hydrolyzing) yields the protein MCGICGAYSIGDSRPVSDLLLREMNRTMVHRGPNDEGYHVDGLVGLAMRRLSIIDLETGRQPLSNEDSSIWIVFNGEIYNFKELRAGLIKKGHIFRTVSDTEVIVHLYEECGDDCVTFLNGMFAFAIWDSNKKQVFVARDRLGIKPLFYCFDSHRNFFFASEIKALLKTSVDRRPNLQALYDYTSLMYTPTPATAYSAINKLEPGSILKCSFGGLSRKSYWDIPTPKAGDEDYSKASFDEEIMNLIETAVRRQMISDVPIGALLSAGLDSTTISAIMARRFNVPLKTFTIGFSRKSYDESADARLVAHEIGSEHVEKIVDPFMVGSIEDLLNFFDEPFADYSAIPTYLVSKIASEKVKVVLTGDGGDEIFAGYPTHFAFKVSRIFRLIPSWVRKNIINRIVLSLPTSFERISFDYMAKRFVTGVDLPFERAHYWWKVIFNEEDKRTLFSRDFLEHKFEDTFRIFDEQFSKVRGCHPLNQVLYVDAKTFLLDDNLTKVDRMTMANSLEARVPFLDHELVERMSVIPPGVKCKGFQTKSLLRNAVKLLLPPSIRKGKKKGFTPPLPFWIKNELRPFISEVFSEKRLGRSGVINAKYCRALLDEHLNGVKDNNRQIWTVLSLVLWLEKNPV from the coding sequence ATGTGTGGAATCTGTGGCGCCTATTCCATAGGCGACAGTCGTCCTGTTTCAGATCTCTTGTTGAGGGAAATGAATCGAACCATGGTTCACCGTGGGCCGAATGACGAGGGATACCACGTCGATGGTCTGGTTGGGTTGGCTATGCGTAGACTCAGCATAATAGATCTTGAAACCGGCCGGCAACCCCTGAGCAATGAGGACAGCTCTATCTGGATAGTGTTTAACGGAGAAATCTATAACTTTAAGGAATTGAGAGCTGGTCTGATCAAAAAGGGTCACATTTTTCGGACCGTTTCAGATACGGAAGTCATTGTTCATCTGTACGAAGAATGCGGTGATGATTGCGTGACATTTTTGAACGGGATGTTTGCTTTCGCTATCTGGGACTCCAACAAGAAACAGGTCTTTGTGGCTCGGGATCGTCTCGGAATCAAACCGCTGTTTTATTGTTTCGATTCGCACAGGAATTTTTTTTTTGCTAGTGAGATTAAAGCCCTACTAAAAACATCAGTTGATCGTAGGCCAAATCTTCAGGCGTTATACGATTACACCTCGTTAATGTATACGCCCACGCCGGCGACCGCTTACTCCGCCATCAACAAACTGGAGCCCGGATCGATTCTCAAGTGCTCATTTGGGGGATTGAGCAGGAAATCATATTGGGATATTCCGACTCCGAAAGCTGGAGATGAGGATTATTCAAAAGCGTCATTTGACGAAGAGATCATGAATCTGATCGAGACCGCTGTCAGGCGCCAAATGATATCCGATGTGCCGATTGGAGCGTTACTCAGCGCGGGTTTGGACTCCACCACTATTTCCGCAATCATGGCACGCAGGTTTAATGTTCCACTGAAAACCTTCACAATAGGTTTTTCAAGAAAGTCATATGATGAATCCGCGGATGCGCGTTTAGTAGCTCATGAAATTGGTTCTGAACACGTAGAGAAAATAGTCGATCCATTCATGGTTGGCTCGATCGAAGATCTGCTCAATTTCTTTGATGAGCCGTTTGCGGACTATTCAGCCATTCCTACCTATCTTGTTTCAAAGATTGCCTCAGAAAAGGTCAAGGTTGTCCTGACCGGGGATGGGGGGGATGAGATATTCGCCGGCTATCCAACGCATTTTGCGTTCAAGGTCAGCCGAATCTTCAGACTAATTCCGTCATGGGTCAGGAAAAATATCATAAATCGAATAGTGCTGTCTCTACCGACTTCTTTTGAACGTATCAGTTTTGATTATATGGCAAAAAGATTTGTGACAGGCGTTGACCTTCCCTTTGAACGGGCTCATTACTGGTGGAAGGTAATTTTCAACGAGGAAGACAAGAGAACTCTCTTTTCAAGAGATTTTCTCGAACACAAATTTGAGGATACTTTTCGAATCTTTGACGAACAATTTTCAAAAGTGCGAGGCTGTCACCCGTTAAATCAGGTCCTTTACGTAGACGCCAAGACATTTCTTTTGGATGACAATCTCACAAAAGTCGACAGAATGACCATGGCAAATTCTTTGGAAGCGCGAGTTCCCTTTCTCGATCATGAATTGGTTGAGCGGATGTCCGTTATACCTCCCGGTGTGAAATGCAAGGGATTCCAAACCAAGAGTCTCCTCAGAAATGCCGTCAAGTTGCTTTTGCCTCCCTCAATTCGAAAAGGTAAGAAAAAAGGTTTTACTCCTCCGTTACCGTTCTGGATAAAGAATGAGCTGCGACCCTTCATAAGCGAAGTCTTTTCAGAGAAGCGGTTAGGCCGGTCTGGGGTGATTAACGCCAAGTACTGCCGAGCCCTTCTGGACGAACATCTGAATGGAGTGAAGGACAACAACAGGCAGATATGGACAGTGCTGAGTCTGGTCTTATGGCTAGAGAAAAATCCCGTGTAA
- a CDS encoding glycosyltransferase family 2 protein → MQVMQDDAVKNMVTIVIPAFNEEKTIGDVVRGALSNVTNARVLVIDDGSTDDTSKEAISAGAEVIRHPINKGNGACLKTALRSTQGGIIAVIDADGQHDPKELPDMIEKLGDYDLVVGSRNFSRQEGSPLRNLGNLILRRLASFLAERDIPDLTSGFRVFRHNVAIKFLHLYPNGYSFPSTSTLSFITAGYNVAFTPISVSERPTDTISKLRPFRDGFRFIMFILRIITMTNPNKIFFPAGLVMILFGIFLTIRNLIMFQQFSGGVVLFLAGGINIIFFGLILDQFASLRLQERD, encoded by the coding sequence ATGCAAGTAATGCAAGACGATGCAGTCAAGAATATGGTCACTATTGTGATACCAGCGTTCAACGAAGAAAAAACCATAGGTGATGTCGTAAGAGGGGCATTGTCAAACGTTACAAACGCAAGAGTGCTGGTCATAGACGATGGCTCGACAGACGACACCTCAAAAGAAGCCATTTCGGCAGGAGCTGAGGTGATCAGGCACCCTATCAATAAGGGCAATGGAGCTTGCCTGAAAACAGCTTTGAGATCCACCCAAGGCGGAATAATAGCCGTTATCGACGCTGATGGGCAGCACGATCCAAAAGAACTGCCGGACATGATTGAGAAACTTGGAGATTATGACCTGGTTGTAGGTTCCCGTAATTTTTCACGGCAGGAAGGATCGCCTCTGAGAAATCTGGGAAATCTAATTTTGAGAAGACTTGCTTCTTTTCTGGCTGAGAGAGATATACCGGATTTAACTTCAGGTTTTAGGGTCTTTAGACATAATGTAGCAATAAAATTTCTACATCTTTATCCTAATGGTTATTCATTCCCTTCCACCAGCACTCTGTCTTTTATTACAGCGGGCTACAACGTGGCGTTCACTCCGATCTCCGTGAGCGAGCGACCAACGGACACAATCAGCAAATTGCGACCATTCAGAGATGGTTTTAGATTCATAATGTTTATTCTTAGAATCATAACCATGACAAATCCCAACAAAATATTTTTCCCTGCCGGACTGGTGATGATTCTGTTTGGAATTTTCCTGACCATTCGGAACCTGATAATGTTTCAGCAATTTTCCGGTGGTGTGGTGTTGTTCCTTGCCGGTGGGATTAATATCATTTTCTTTGGCCTCATTCTTGATCAGTTTGCCTCACTTCGACTTCAGGAAAGAGATTGA
- a CDS encoding Hpt domain-containing protein — protein MITIEELAKELGIDREDVIEFVSVFLDYTENEDLPALLDGINRKDALVVKRKAHSIKGAALNLMLPEISSLAEEMEKKAGQGNLDNSPALYASIVDVMKLVKQNLI, from the coding sequence ATGATAACGATTGAAGAACTGGCGAAAGAGTTGGGCATCGATCGCGAAGACGTAATTGAATTTGTGTCGGTTTTTCTTGACTATACTGAGAATGAGGATTTGCCTGCGTTGCTGGACGGAATAAATAGAAAGGACGCATTGGTAGTCAAGCGAAAGGCTCACTCAATAAAAGGCGCGGCCTTGAACTTAATGTTACCGGAAATATCCTCATTAGCCGAGGAGATGGAAAAAAAGGCCGGACAAGGAAATCTGGACAACAGCCCCGCTCTTTACGCCTCCATTGTTGACGTCATGAAGCTAGTAAAGCAGAATTTGATTTAA
- a CDS encoding ATP-binding protein codes for MQKELYVKIEARAEIILLRPLDLFVRNLVEQLPGFSNAEDVVDNVELAFNEAFANICRHAYKSNPKGPVRVEIFVRQNDLEIRLEDNGESFNPDEIAEPDFQNLGESGLGIWFMKKFMDEWIYKSDETGKNVLRLIKNMPCNVARI; via the coding sequence ATGCAAAAGGAACTTTACGTCAAGATCGAGGCTAGGGCTGAGATCATATTGCTCAGACCTCTCGACCTTTTTGTAAGAAACCTGGTTGAACAATTACCTGGTTTTTCAAATGCCGAAGACGTTGTTGACAATGTTGAACTAGCCTTCAACGAAGCTTTCGCTAACATTTGCCGCCACGCGTACAAATCAAATCCCAAAGGCCCTGTCCGCGTGGAAATCTTCGTGAGACAGAATGATCTGGAAATCCGGCTGGAAGACAATGGAGAAAGCTTTAACCCTGACGAAATTGCCGAGCCGGATTTTCAAAACCTCGGGGAAAGCGGGCTCGGAATATGGTTCATGAAAAAGTTTATGGACGAGTGGATCTATAAATCGGATGAAACCGGAAAAAACGTGCTCAGATTGATTAAGAACATGCCATGTAACGTAGCTAGAATATAA
- a CDS encoding STAS domain-containing protein, producing the protein MEIEKMDGVTVISTDERLDALAAPKLKEIVKNMSEEAKTKLVIDLAKTKFIDSSGCGALVASLRTLLKNHGDLKIARPSPQAQTLFQLTRLHRVFEIFDDLDTAIKSFH; encoded by the coding sequence ATGGAGATCGAAAAAATGGACGGGGTAACTGTAATAAGTACCGATGAAAGACTCGACGCCCTAGCCGCTCCTAAACTTAAAGAAATTGTCAAAAATATGTCGGAAGAAGCAAAGACAAAATTGGTTATAGATCTCGCAAAAACCAAGTTTATAGATAGTTCAGGATGCGGGGCTCTCGTAGCGTCTTTGCGGACACTGTTGAAGAATCATGGGGATCTAAAAATTGCGAGACCTTCTCCCCAGGCGCAGACGTTGTTTCAATTGACCAGACTACACAGAGTCTTTGAAATTTTCGACGACCTGGATACAGCCATCAAATCCTTTCACTGA